Part of the Catenulispora sp. GP43 genome, TCCATCCAGCAGCACCCGCTGGGCGGCATCACCGACGCGCAGAGCAACTGGCAGAACCGGCCGACGTTCCAGCAGGTCGTGCAGTATCCGTCGCACCGCGGCGCGAACGTCGCCGACCTGGCGGCGTCCGGCACCGCCTCGGCGTCCAGTTCCCAGTCGGGCTACCCGGCGCAGAACGCGGTCACCGGCAACGGCGCCAACCGCTGGGCCAGCAACTGGGACGACAACGAGTGGCTGCAGGTGGACCTCGGCTCGGTGCACCAGGTCGGACGCGTGATCCTGAACTGGGAGAGCGCCTACGGCAAGGCGTACAACATCGAGGTCTCCACCGACGGCAAGACCTGGCACACGGTCTACTCCACCACCGCCGGCCTCGGCGGCCAGGAAGTGGACGCGTTCCCGGTCACCCAGGCCCGATACGTCCGGATGCAGGGCGTCCAGCGCGCCACCGGATGGGGCTACTCTCTGTACCAATTCCAGGTCTATGCCCAGTAGAAAACCTGCCCAGTAGACCCACGTACCAGCACAACTGACACCCCACACAGCCTCGCCCGGACCGCGACGCGGTCCGGGCGAGGCCGATCGGGGCGGTCGACAGCACGAGCACGAGCAAGAGCAAGAGCACGAGTTTGGGGATGATCAGCGGATGCCGCGTATAGCCGTCGACGAACGCCGGGAACTGCTCGTCGAGGCGGCGATTCGGGTGATGGTGCGCGACGGCGTGGCCAAGGCCACCACGCGGTCGATCGTCGCCGAGGCCGGCATGGCGCTGGCCGCGTTCCACTACAGCTTCCGCTCCAAGCAGGAACTGCTGGAGAACGTTATCGAGACCATCACCGCGCACACCCTCGACCTCGCCGTCGAGGTGCTCGGCGGCGACGGAAGCGCCGAGGACAAGGTGCGCTCGGCCCTGGACACGTACTGGCACCACGTGATCGCCAACCCGGGCGAGCACCGCGTCACCTACGAGCTGACGCAGTACGCCCTGCGCCATCCAGGCCTGGCGACCATCGCCAGGCGGCAGTACGAGGCCTACATCGCCGCCGCGTCCACACTGATCGAATCCCTCGGCGTGGCCTGGAAGGCCCCGACCCCGGTGGTCGCGCGCTACCTGATCTCGGTCATGGACGGTATGACGCTGTTGTGGCTGAACGAGGGCGACGACGCCTCCTGCCGGGCGGCGCTGGACCTAGCCGGCGATCATTTGGTGAGTCTAATCGACGCCGGGGCGCGGAACGGTGCGGCCGGGGCTGGCGCAAAGGAAGCGCAGCCGGAGGGCGACAGGACTCTGCCATCCACTCTTTGATATCGTCGCGCCGGTGGGGTGGACGCTTCGAGACCTGATACTCACCGACCCACTGCTGCGCATGTACTGCGCCGTCCCCGACGGCGGCTCGGTCTGGCCGCCGCACCCCGGCTTCCCGGAGGGCACCCGCGCGCTGCCGATGGACCGCACCGGCCCGCACACGCTGTGGCAGGCGGCGGAGTACGTGATGCGGCCGCTGGCCATCGTGGCGCGCGCCGCGGGGGAGTACGGCGCGGTCGTCGACCTTGACCCGGCCCGCTTCACGATCGAGGTGGACCGCGCCGGGCGGCCGACGGGGCGCGTGGTCGCGGAGCTGCTGCCCGACGCGGACGGCGACGCCAGCCTGCCGGACTGGCTGCTGGCCCGCTGTGTCGGACGCCTGGCCGACCGGTGCGTCACCGGCGGGCAGGAGGTGCGGGCCTGGCTGCGCGCGGTCGCCGACCACGAACTGGACGAAACCGTGGAGCGGCCGGAGGCGGGAACGGTGTCGAACACCCGCTCCATCTCCCAGCTCCGGCTCTCGGAGCTTTCGTCCCGGCCGACGGCGTCCTCGCACGCGGTGTGGCTCACCACGGCACAGACGAAGCGGCTGACCGGACAGCTGGTGCGGGCGGCGGTCCGGTCGGGGGAGCAGACCGCCGAGCGCGTGACACAGTGGGGCCGGACGCTGCCGGACATCGGCGACGAGGAACGGATCGCGCGGCTCATCCACAGGATCCTGTCCCGCAAGCAGTTCCGCCGCGGGTCCATGGAGGGCTACCCGGCGGCTCGCGCCATCCAGGACATGCTGCCCGCGATCAAGGCCGGCGAGCCGATCCACGCGGTGCTTCCAGCCTTCCCGGTGAAGCAGGCGGACAGCGGCCTCAAGGCGTTCGGGGCGCTGCCGGACTTCGCCGAGTTCGCGTTTCTGGTGCGGCTGAAGGAGCTGCACGCCGCGGTGTCGCGGATCTACGAGCCCGGCTTGCGGGTCACTCTGGTCTCCGACGCCCAGCACTACCGGGCGCGCCCGGTGGAGCAGGCGAGGGCTTATGCCGAGAAGATCAGCGAGTACATCAGGTTGGCCGAGGCATCGGACTTCCTCGAACTGCGCGACATCGACGACATGCAGCCCGCGACGGAGCGCCCCAACCGGTTGGCGGCACATATACGGGCCCTGACGGAGGCTTTCGGCGGGCTCGACATCGCGACGGATCCGGTGGGGACGTTGCGGCGATCGGTGTTGTTCGACCCCGCTGGGCTCGCCGCCTCCGCCGGCCAAGCTGCTAGCCAAGCTGCTAGCCAAGCCGCTGGACTCGTGGCGCAGGCCGCACGCGCCAAGTTGGCCGCGCTCGCCGATCTGGCCGCGGCCACCGGCTCCGACACGCTGGTCGTCCTGGCTGACCTGGCCGCGTTCGCCGGCTCCGCGATCCTTGCGAGTTCCACCGCTTCGGCTGGCGCTGCTGGTTCGGGCGCTGCCGCTTCGGCTGATGCTGCTGGATTGGCCGCTGGCCCATCGGCTGGTGCTGCTGGTTCGGGCCGCGCTGCTGGATCG contains:
- a CDS encoding TetR/AcrR family transcriptional regulator encodes the protein MPRIAVDERRELLVEAAIRVMVRDGVAKATTRSIVAEAGMALAAFHYSFRSKQELLENVIETITAHTLDLAVEVLGGDGSAEDKVRSALDTYWHHVIANPGEHRVTYELTQYALRHPGLATIARRQYEAYIAAASTLIESLGVAWKAPTPVVARYLISVMDGMTLLWLNEGDDASCRAALDLAGDHLVSLIDAGARNGAAGAGAKEAQPEGDRTLPSTL
- a CDS encoding L-tyrosine/L-tryptophan isonitrile synthase family protein, which translates into the protein MGWTLRDLILTDPLLRMYCAVPDGGSVWPPHPGFPEGTRALPMDRTGPHTLWQAAEYVMRPLAIVARAAGEYGAVVDLDPARFTIEVDRAGRPTGRVVAELLPDADGDASLPDWLLARCVGRLADRCVTGGQEVRAWLRAVADHELDETVERPEAGTVSNTRSISQLRLSELSSRPTASSHAVWLTTAQTKRLTGQLVRAAVRSGEQTAERVTQWGRTLPDIGDEERIARLIHRILSRKQFRRGSMEGYPAARAIQDMLPAIKAGEPIHAVLPAFPVKQADSGLKAFGALPDFAEFAFLVRLKELHAAVSRIYEPGLRVTLVSDAQHYRARPVEQARAYAEKISEYIRLAEASDFLELRDIDDMQPATERPNRLAAHIRALTEAFGGLDIATDPVGTLRRSVLFDPAGLAASAGQAASQAASQAAGLVAQAARAKLAALADLAAATGSDTLVVLADLAAFAGSAILASSTASAGAAGSGAAASADAAGLAAGPSAGAAGSGRAAGSAGPTALAGLAASGSGVAALFSSLIHSVPVPLPDGADRSDWSARVYADVYRTGDSVPPTLAAARSAVLRAAWEAAIRYVAVLRTDQELGHDQLPGAHLHLTAATPGPGQCGFAGLGGSALLPWHGTAAVDRYGVVSTDFAISLLDRAFVPVYADALGDSQPWFMAPICATDVANTGPARLSDAFLDGVRLRRH